A region from the Corallococcus silvisoli genome encodes:
- a CDS encoding cytochrome d ubiquinol oxidase subunit II codes for MPTEDVLGFAVAGTFVLYALLGGADFGGGVWDLLAAGPRKAEQRALIARAIGPVWEVNHVWLIVGLVLLFSGFPRAFAALSVALHVPLTLLVLGIVFRGTAFTFRAYDTRGDAVERNWGVVFSVASVVAPLLLGMCVGAVASDAIRMQGHAVVSGFFASWLSPFALSVGVLTLGLFAFLAAVYLTHEAPTRELAEDFRRRALVTGGLLFPLALAALLLSRQGAPRVWTGLSQTPFALALHAGTAVAAVTAFALLWTRRFRAARVAAATQGGLIVLGWAVSQAPYLVYPTLTLQAAAAPPAVQRVLFVALAVGLVTVVPSLVLLFRVFRPRAPAPGAPTS; via the coding sequence ATGCCCACTGAGGACGTGCTGGGGTTCGCGGTGGCGGGCACCTTCGTGCTGTACGCGCTCCTGGGCGGAGCGGACTTCGGCGGCGGGGTGTGGGACCTCCTGGCGGCCGGGCCGCGCAAGGCGGAGCAGCGCGCGCTCATCGCCCGCGCCATCGGGCCGGTGTGGGAGGTGAACCACGTCTGGCTCATCGTCGGGCTGGTGCTGCTCTTCAGCGGCTTTCCGCGCGCCTTCGCGGCGCTGAGCGTGGCCCTGCACGTGCCCCTGACGCTGCTGGTGCTGGGCATCGTGTTCCGAGGCACGGCGTTCACGTTCCGCGCCTACGACACGCGCGGCGACGCGGTGGAGCGGAACTGGGGCGTCGTCTTCAGCGTCGCGAGCGTGGTGGCGCCGCTGCTATTGGGCATGTGCGTGGGCGCGGTGGCCAGCGACGCCATCCGGATGCAGGGGCACGCGGTGGTGAGCGGCTTCTTCGCCTCGTGGCTGTCGCCCTTCGCGCTGTCCGTCGGCGTGCTGACGCTGGGGCTGTTCGCGTTCCTGGCGGCGGTGTACCTCACGCACGAGGCGCCCACGCGCGAGCTGGCGGAGGACTTCCGGCGCCGGGCGCTGGTGACGGGCGGGCTCTTGTTCCCGCTGGCGCTGGCGGCCCTGCTCTTGTCGCGGCAGGGCGCGCCCCGGGTGTGGACGGGCCTGTCCCAGACGCCGTTCGCGCTGGCGCTGCACGCGGGCACGGCCGTGGCGGCGGTGACGGCGTTCGCGCTGCTGTGGACGCGGCGCTTCCGGGCCGCGCGGGTGGCGGCGGCCACCCAGGGCGGGCTCATCGTGCTGGGGTGGGCGGTGTCGCAGGCGCCGTACCTGGTCTATCCGACCCTGACGCTCCAGGCCGCGGCGGCGCCGCCGGCGGTGCAGCGGGTGCTGTTCGTCGCGCTCGCGGTGGGGCTGGTGACGGTGGTGCCGTCGCTGGTGCTGCTGTTCCGCGTCTTCCGTCCCCGAGCCCCGGCCCCCGGCGCGCCTACGTCTTGA
- a CDS encoding SDR family NAD(P)-dependent oxidoreductase: MELGIAGKTALVTGSSRGIGKAIATVLSREGARVCVCGRNLEPVEAIAKDLRSEGAQVATVVADVATQEGAYAAVDSAVRAFGSLDMLVNNVGGSGGAGGFDAASSQQWADVLQRNLMSAVWCSQRAVNVMRARGGGSIVHLSSIFGREYATSAPYSAAKAGLIALTKEMAVDLAPHRIRVNSVAPGAILFPGGSWDKRQQHDPEAVARMVREQIPWGRFGTPEEVADVVAFLCSERAKWVTGSTVPVDGGQGRAF, from the coding sequence ATGGAACTCGGAATCGCGGGAAAAACGGCGCTCGTCACCGGCAGCAGCCGGGGCATCGGGAAGGCCATCGCCACGGTGCTCTCACGCGAGGGCGCGCGGGTGTGCGTGTGCGGGCGGAACCTGGAGCCGGTGGAGGCCATCGCGAAGGACCTGCGTTCGGAGGGCGCGCAGGTGGCCACGGTGGTGGCGGACGTGGCGACGCAGGAGGGCGCGTACGCGGCGGTGGACTCGGCGGTGCGCGCGTTCGGTTCGCTGGACATGCTGGTGAACAACGTGGGCGGCAGCGGGGGCGCGGGCGGCTTCGACGCGGCCAGCTCGCAGCAGTGGGCGGACGTGCTCCAGCGCAACCTGATGTCCGCGGTGTGGTGCAGCCAGCGCGCGGTGAACGTGATGCGCGCGCGGGGGGGCGGCAGCATCGTGCACCTGAGCTCCATCTTCGGCCGCGAGTACGCCACCAGCGCGCCCTACAGCGCCGCCAAGGCGGGCCTCATCGCGCTGACCAAGGAGATGGCGGTGGACCTGGCCCCCCACCGCATCCGGGTCAACTCCGTGGCGCCGGGCGCCATCCTCTTCCCCGGGGGCAGCTGGGACAAACGCCAGCAGCACGACCCGGAGGCGGTGGCCCGCATGGTGCGCGAGCAGATTCCCTGGGGCCGCTTCGGCACGCCCGAGGAGGTGGCGGACGTGGTGGCGTTCCTGTGCTCGGAGCGGGCGAAGTGGGTCACGGGCTCCACCGTCCCCGTGGACGGCGGGCAGGGCCGCGCCTTCTGA
- a CDS encoding SAM-dependent methyltransferase, with the protein MKPSPPDFQPPPPPPLLAEEDPWRFDALGCVRSRDSVTLEALPRARYRSALEIGGAIGVFTEKLQARCDALLSLESSESAQARAIHRCRHLPHVRFQRLAVPDSYPEGTFDLTLLSERAAYWSPAELARAQEHILEHLEPGGHLVLVHWTGQTRDMRLNGHEVHDAFRHLSPRSLRHLRGEMEGTWRLDVFERL; encoded by the coding sequence ATGAAGCCGTCGCCGCCCGACTTCCAGCCCCCTCCGCCTCCGCCCCTGCTGGCGGAGGAGGACCCCTGGCGCTTCGACGCGCTGGGCTGCGTGCGCAGCCGCGACAGCGTCACCCTGGAGGCGCTGCCCCGCGCGCGCTACCGCTCCGCCCTGGAGATCGGGGGCGCCATCGGCGTCTTCACGGAGAAGCTCCAGGCCCGGTGCGACGCCCTGCTCTCCCTGGAGTCCTCCGAGTCCGCCCAGGCCCGCGCCATCCACCGCTGCCGCCACCTGCCCCACGTGCGCTTCCAGCGGCTGGCCGTGCCGGACAGCTACCCGGAAGGGACCTTCGACCTCACCCTGCTCTCCGAGCGCGCCGCCTACTGGAGCCCCGCGGAGCTGGCGCGCGCGCAGGAGCACATCCTCGAACACCTGGAGCCCGGCGGGCACCTGGTGCTGGTCCACTGGACCGGCCAGACGCGCGACATGCGCCTCAACGGCCATGAGGTCCACGACGCCTTCCGCCACCTCTCCCCCAGGTCCCTGCGCCACCTGCGCGGCGAGATGGAGGGCACCTGGCGCCTGGACGTCTTCGAGCGCCTCTGA
- a CDS encoding glucose-6-phosphate isomerase: MTERELWERYQRHLCVVPSVGLTLDISRMAFGADFLEGMRPRMDAAFQAMDALEKGAIANPDEKRRVGHYWLRAPELAPDAELKTAITDMQAQVAAFARDVHAGKVKPPKAAKFTQVLLVGIGGSALGPQLVADALGSRRDAMQVHFLDNTDPDGMDRVLGALGERLSETLTVVISKSGGTKETRNGMLEAQAAYTQRGLDFGAHAVAVTGDGSELDQYAKAHHWLRTFPMWDWVGGRTSVMSAVGLVPARLQGLDVDGFLAGAKAMDAATRVHDVAQNPAALLALMWFHAGGGKGQKDMVILPYKDRLMLMSKYLQQLVMESLGKELSLDGKVVNQGIAVYGNKGSTDQHAYVQQLREGVNNFFVTFVEVLKDRDGKSLAVEGDNTSGDYLLGFLLGTRRALFEKGRESMTLTVQDVSARTVGALISLYERAVGLYASLVNINAYHQPGVEAGKKAAGRVLELQGKLLARLQAAQAEARSADQLAQDIGAADEVETVFKLLEHLSANGDHGVKRSGGARPAEARFQAG, encoded by the coding sequence ATGACGGAGCGCGAGTTGTGGGAGCGGTACCAGCGGCACCTGTGCGTCGTCCCCTCCGTGGGGCTCACGCTGGACATCTCCCGCATGGCCTTCGGCGCGGACTTCCTGGAGGGGATGCGCCCGCGCATGGACGCGGCGTTCCAGGCCATGGACGCGCTGGAGAAGGGCGCCATCGCCAACCCGGATGAGAAGCGCCGCGTGGGCCACTACTGGCTGCGCGCCCCGGAGCTGGCGCCGGACGCGGAGCTGAAGACGGCCATCACCGACATGCAGGCCCAGGTGGCCGCGTTCGCCCGGGACGTGCACGCCGGCAAGGTGAAGCCCCCGAAGGCGGCGAAGTTCACGCAGGTGCTGCTGGTGGGCATCGGCGGTTCCGCGCTGGGGCCGCAGCTGGTCGCGGACGCGCTGGGCTCCCGCCGCGACGCGATGCAGGTGCACTTCCTGGACAACACGGATCCGGACGGCATGGACCGCGTGCTGGGCGCCCTGGGCGAGCGGCTGTCGGAGACGCTGACCGTGGTCATCAGCAAGTCCGGCGGCACCAAGGAGACGCGCAACGGCATGCTGGAGGCGCAGGCCGCCTACACGCAGCGGGGCCTGGACTTCGGCGCGCACGCGGTGGCGGTGACGGGCGACGGCAGCGAGCTGGACCAGTACGCGAAGGCCCACCACTGGCTGCGCACCTTCCCCATGTGGGACTGGGTTGGCGGGCGCACGTCGGTGATGTCCGCGGTGGGGCTGGTGCCAGCGCGGCTGCAGGGGCTGGACGTGGACGGCTTCCTCGCGGGCGCGAAGGCCATGGACGCGGCGACGCGCGTGCATGACGTGGCCCAGAACCCGGCGGCGCTGCTCGCGCTGATGTGGTTCCACGCGGGCGGCGGCAAGGGCCAGAAGGACATGGTCATCCTGCCGTACAAGGACCGGCTGATGCTGATGTCCAAGTACCTCCAGCAGCTGGTGATGGAGTCGCTGGGCAAGGAGCTGTCGCTGGACGGCAAGGTGGTGAACCAGGGCATCGCCGTCTACGGCAACAAGGGCTCCACGGACCAGCACGCGTACGTGCAGCAGCTGCGCGAGGGCGTGAACAACTTCTTCGTCACCTTCGTGGAGGTGCTGAAGGACCGGGACGGCAAGTCGCTGGCGGTGGAGGGCGACAACACCAGCGGCGACTACCTGCTGGGCTTCCTCCTGGGCACGCGCCGGGCGCTGTTCGAGAAGGGCCGCGAGTCCATGACGCTCACCGTGCAGGACGTGAGCGCGCGCACGGTGGGGGCCCTGATTTCCCTGTACGAGCGGGCGGTGGGCCTCTACGCCAGCCTCGTGAACATCAATGCCTATCACCAGCCGGGCGTGGAGGCGGGCAAGAAGGCCGCGGGCCGCGTGCTGGAGCTGCAGGGCAAGCTGCTGGCGCGGCTGCAGGCGGCCCAGGCGGAGGCGCGCTCGGCGGATCAGCTGGCCCAGGACATCGGCGCGGCGGATGAGGTGGAGACGGTGTTCAAGCTGCTGGAGCACCTGTCCGCCAACGGCGACCACGGCGTGAAGCGCTCCGGCGGGGCGCGTCCGGCGGAGGCCCGCTTCCAGGCCGGCTGA
- a CDS encoding sterol desaturase family protein produces the protein MDMTHIPDLITPAIPVFVLTVIAEALWVKKQREEGGASTLKGHTWKDTFASLSMGLGNVAVGVFWKGVAFAGYAALYHLTPLRMGAGVFAWVLLFFLEDLCYYAFHRVHHESRLFWASHVVHHSSQHYNLSTALRQTWTPMSGWAFWAPLALLGFSPEMIVTQQAVSLLYQYWIHTEAIGQLPRPVEWLFNTPSHHRVHHASNTAYLDTNYAGILILWDRLFGTFTPEGERPVYGLTKNLSTYNPVRIAFHEYAAIAKDAARPGPLGQRLGYIFRNPAWKPKGALPPPMEAAHPAP, from the coding sequence ATGGACATGACGCACATCCCCGACCTCATCACCCCGGCCATCCCGGTGTTCGTCCTCACCGTCATCGCCGAGGCCCTGTGGGTGAAGAAGCAGCGCGAGGAGGGCGGCGCCAGCACCCTCAAGGGCCACACCTGGAAGGACACCTTCGCCAGCCTCTCCATGGGCCTGGGCAACGTGGCGGTGGGCGTGTTCTGGAAGGGCGTGGCGTTCGCGGGCTACGCGGCGCTCTACCACCTGACGCCGCTGCGCATGGGCGCGGGGGTGTTCGCGTGGGTGCTGCTCTTCTTCCTGGAAGACCTCTGCTACTACGCCTTCCACCGCGTCCACCACGAGAGCCGCCTGTTCTGGGCGTCGCACGTGGTGCACCACTCCAGCCAGCACTACAACCTGTCCACGGCGCTGCGCCAGACGTGGACGCCGATGTCGGGCTGGGCGTTCTGGGCGCCGCTGGCGCTGCTGGGCTTCTCCCCCGAGATGATCGTCACCCAGCAGGCGGTGAGCCTGCTGTACCAGTATTGGATCCACACGGAGGCCATTGGCCAGCTGCCCCGCCCGGTGGAGTGGCTGTTCAACACGCCCTCCCACCACCGCGTGCACCACGCGTCCAACACGGCCTACCTGGACACCAACTACGCGGGCATCCTCATCCTCTGGGACCGGCTCTTCGGCACCTTCACCCCGGAGGGCGAGCGCCCCGTCTACGGGCTGACGAAGAACCTCTCCACGTACAACCCGGTGCGCATCGCGTTCCACGAGTACGCCGCCATCGCGAAGGACGCGGCCCGCCCGGGCCCGCTCGGCCAGCGGCTGGGCTACATCTTCCGCAACCCGGCGTGGAAGCCCAAGGGGGCGCTCCCGCCGCCCATGGAGGCCGCGCACCCCGCTCCGTGA
- a CDS encoding TetR/AcrR family transcriptional regulator gives MPPKSPPRKAARPVRRTQAERRETTRRKLLDATIEALVEQGYARLTTVEVAKRAGVSQGALFTHFDTKEELLAVAVEHLFPRIIQDYLAGVGARPSGKDRVGAAVDMLWAVYQRPELQAAVELYVAARTVPELQKALAVVDGPHRQNLHRVARELFPDVAATHPDFDDVVELALDAVQGAAVGGAARPSDPAHRRMLDTLARFMRTAFAPRD, from the coding sequence ATGCCCCCGAAGTCCCCTCCCAGGAAGGCCGCGAGGCCGGTGCGCCGCACGCAGGCGGAGCGCCGGGAGACGACGCGGCGCAAGCTGCTGGACGCGACCATCGAGGCGCTGGTGGAGCAGGGCTACGCGCGGCTGACGACGGTGGAGGTGGCGAAGCGGGCGGGGGTGTCCCAGGGGGCGCTCTTCACGCACTTCGACACGAAGGAGGAGCTGCTGGCGGTGGCGGTGGAGCACCTCTTCCCGCGCATCATCCAGGACTACCTGGCGGGCGTGGGGGCGCGGCCTTCGGGGAAGGACCGGGTGGGGGCGGCCGTGGACATGCTGTGGGCGGTGTACCAGCGGCCGGAGCTGCAGGCGGCCGTGGAGCTGTACGTCGCGGCGCGCACCGTGCCGGAGCTGCAGAAGGCGCTGGCGGTGGTGGACGGCCCGCACCGCCAGAACCTGCACCGCGTGGCGCGCGAGCTGTTCCCGGACGTGGCCGCCACGCACCCGGACTTCGACGACGTGGTGGAGCTGGCGTTGGACGCGGTGCAGGGCGCCGCGGTGGGCGGCGCGGCCCGTCCTTCAGACCCGGCGCACCGCCGCATGCTGGACACGCTGGCGCGCTTCATGCGCACCGCCTTCGCGCCCAGGGATTGA
- a CDS encoding GTPase produces the protein MDDTRLPDPEALRPLLTDALSLPALSPHGPRLERLLADYARGVARKDAPLVVALVGATGAGKSTLLNALAGQSLSREGVDRPTSTASTLFAPEGTPVEELARTGARVVRYSPGPQGLWSGQVFIDTPDLNSVATQHRDVARAALDKADVALVVMHRGSVAEATQVEFLAEFARRRALVFILNFADELSADSRDALKSQVRRVATQHYGLAAEDVPVFAISARAAKDGQDVSGEFGPLLFHLRGLATQAVAARVRHTNALGALEEIASTVQAALSETDALLAKTRAALDTGLARAAEALQGDFDARLALAHGHLASEVRRQAAGRFWGPAAWGLRLSLWGASGMGAGALVARRSLPAGLAVAAASTVVDAVRDRTRARAAEVAVVEPFEDDFLAESAARTALAEARSVARTQGLEAGLLGVPDVEAMLAELRLARAGAWRYTASTAVAEAVARWWRTARWLVLPLINLPLLALLGHVGYRVVRGYVEGPLLPLEYFVNAGAFFGLLAGAGALLASASLVGATRHAGSAGRRRFVESLAALGGRLGEAVDEGLGTGRQAARRILERIRAVG, from the coding sequence GTGGACGACACCCGCCTCCCCGACCCTGAAGCCCTCCGCCCGCTGCTCACCGACGCGCTGTCGCTGCCCGCGCTGAGTCCCCACGGCCCGCGCCTGGAGCGCCTGCTCGCGGACTACGCCCGGGGCGTCGCCCGCAAGGACGCGCCGCTCGTCGTCGCCCTCGTCGGCGCCACCGGCGCGGGCAAGTCCACCCTGCTCAACGCCCTCGCCGGGCAGTCCCTCTCCCGCGAGGGCGTGGACCGACCCACCAGCACCGCGTCCACCCTCTTCGCGCCCGAAGGCACGCCCGTGGAGGAGCTGGCCCGCACCGGCGCGCGCGTCGTGCGCTACTCGCCCGGCCCCCAGGGCCTGTGGAGCGGGCAGGTCTTCATCGACACGCCCGACCTCAACAGCGTCGCCACCCAGCACCGCGACGTCGCCCGCGCCGCGCTGGACAAGGCCGATGTCGCCCTCGTCGTCATGCACCGGGGCAGCGTCGCGGAGGCCACCCAGGTGGAGTTCCTGGCCGAGTTCGCCCGCCGCCGCGCCCTCGTCTTCATCCTCAACTTCGCCGACGAGCTCTCCGCCGACTCGCGCGACGCGCTGAAGTCACAGGTCCGCCGCGTCGCCACCCAGCACTACGGCCTCGCCGCGGAGGACGTCCCCGTCTTCGCCATCAGCGCCCGCGCCGCGAAGGACGGCCAGGATGTCTCCGGCGAGTTCGGCCCGCTCCTCTTCCACCTGCGCGGCCTCGCCACCCAGGCCGTCGCCGCGCGCGTGCGCCACACCAACGCCCTGGGCGCGCTGGAGGAGATCGCCTCCACCGTCCAGGCCGCGCTCAGCGAAACGGACGCCCTGCTCGCGAAGACGCGCGCCGCGCTCGACACGGGCCTCGCGCGCGCGGCCGAGGCGCTCCAGGGAGACTTCGACGCGCGGCTGGCCCTGGCCCACGGCCACCTGGCGTCGGAGGTGCGCCGGCAGGCCGCGGGCCGCTTCTGGGGACCCGCCGCGTGGGGCCTGCGCCTGTCGCTGTGGGGCGCCTCCGGCATGGGCGCCGGCGCGCTGGTGGCCCGCCGCAGCCTGCCCGCGGGGCTCGCGGTGGCCGCCGCCTCCACCGTGGTGGACGCCGTGAGGGACCGCACCCGCGCCCGCGCCGCGGAGGTCGCCGTGGTGGAGCCCTTCGAGGACGACTTCCTCGCGGAGTCCGCCGCGCGCACCGCCCTGGCCGAGGCGCGCAGCGTGGCGCGCACCCAGGGCCTGGAGGCGGGGCTGCTCGGCGTGCCCGACGTGGAGGCGATGCTGGCGGAGCTGCGCCTGGCCCGCGCGGGCGCCTGGCGCTACACGGCCTCCACCGCCGTCGCGGAGGCCGTGGCCCGCTGGTGGCGCACGGCCCGGTGGCTGGTGCTGCCGCTCATCAACCTGCCCCTGCTCGCGCTGCTGGGGCACGTGGGCTACCGCGTGGTGCGGGGCTACGTGGAAGGCCCCCTGCTGCCGCTGGAGTACTTCGTCAACGCGGGGGCCTTCTTCGGGCTGCTCGCGGGCGCCGGAGCGCTGCTCGCGTCAGCGAGTCTCGTCGGAGCCACTCGCCATGCGGGGAGCGCGGGCCGGCGCCGGTTTGTCGAGTCCCTCGCCGCCCTGGGCGGGAGGCTGGGAGAGGCCGTCGATGAGGGCCTTGGCACCGGGCGGCAGGCCGCGCGACGCATCCTGGAGCGGATTCGGGCTGTCGGGTGA
- a CDS encoding di-heme oxidoreductase family protein, translating to MSRIRLTGTVLAFLAVSCLAVESEAATYGVTPSGASAIFYVDTTDWADIHYKLNDGQQLNIRMTVTGGRNQYTVTGLSAGNYIDYSYTYWDVSCACARDTTWTRYTHSGTGGGTDAGTGTDAGTGVDAGPPPNGDAGPVVPLFTSTTALEPATVETTGTAIITRVGDRVRDRHMREDMYQAYDHYLRLYFEKRTHWVEIVDEVAKGGSNITVNLYTIYPYDAPNFRAFFRGINTVAEYWHNADFARVNDYKYTASVNYNAKEGRAIRVGDRMELEVGVFLQQPVEGRFNYYATAMLYIVGQGGIVPFEGQGSLRDSYPLPEKAWAGGRGTLHTPFSNEPDNRFLQMATNLAPVNAQPFVEGRRLHHTNFRDGSHSEPDNPIFTAQVGKLGNSYVNVSCVSCHKQNGRGLPPTTTNTTLDNYVVKVGKVNGTTVTVDPALGFRLQSRAVSGTPEADVRIASWTTTSGTLRDGTGYQLRKPNYSFLNVTPTNFSPRITPQLIGMGLLEAVPESQIAGLADPNDANGDGISGRMQTVQDPETGVTRLGRFGWKAASARVKHQVAEALNSDMGVTSNVFKTLDCGTSQQGCAGSSVELSDSDLDKLTRYISLLGVPARRDHSDATALQGETVFTNAGCAKCHAPTLTTSPYAAMNEFRNQTIHPYTDLLLHDMGTGLADNLPEGQATGAEWRTPPLWGIGLTAGVSGGEAYLHDGRARSVTEAILWHGGEGEAAKQAFVNLSAADRNALLKFVNSL from the coding sequence ATGAGCCGAATCAGACTCACGGGAACCGTGCTCGCGTTCCTGGCCGTCAGTTGTCTGGCGGTTGAATCAGAAGCCGCCACCTATGGCGTGACGCCCTCGGGCGCGTCCGCCATCTTCTACGTCGATACGACGGATTGGGCAGACATCCACTACAAGCTGAACGACGGCCAGCAGCTCAACATCCGCATGACGGTGACGGGTGGCCGCAACCAGTACACGGTCACCGGCCTGAGCGCTGGCAATTACATCGACTACAGCTACACGTACTGGGACGTGTCATGCGCCTGTGCGCGAGACACGACCTGGACGCGCTATACGCACAGCGGCACCGGGGGTGGCACCGACGCGGGCACCGGCACCGACGCGGGCACGGGCGTGGACGCCGGTCCTCCTCCCAACGGAGACGCGGGGCCCGTGGTGCCGCTGTTCACCAGCACCACGGCGCTGGAGCCGGCCACGGTCGAGACCACCGGCACGGCCATCATCACCCGCGTGGGCGACCGCGTTCGCGACCGCCACATGCGCGAGGACATGTATCAGGCGTACGACCACTACCTGAGGCTGTACTTCGAGAAGCGCACCCACTGGGTCGAGATCGTGGATGAGGTGGCGAAGGGCGGCAGCAACATCACCGTCAACCTCTACACCATCTATCCCTACGACGCGCCGAACTTCCGCGCGTTCTTCCGCGGCATCAACACGGTGGCGGAGTACTGGCACAACGCGGACTTCGCGCGGGTGAATGACTACAAGTACACGGCGTCGGTGAACTACAACGCCAAGGAAGGCCGCGCCATCCGCGTGGGTGACCGGATGGAGCTGGAGGTTGGCGTGTTCCTCCAGCAGCCGGTGGAAGGCCGCTTCAACTACTACGCCACGGCGATGCTCTACATCGTGGGCCAGGGCGGCATCGTGCCCTTCGAGGGCCAGGGCAGCCTGCGCGACTCCTACCCGCTGCCGGAGAAGGCCTGGGCGGGCGGCCGCGGCACGCTGCACACGCCGTTCTCCAACGAGCCGGACAACCGCTTCCTCCAGATGGCCACCAACCTGGCCCCGGTGAACGCGCAGCCCTTCGTGGAGGGTCGCCGCCTGCACCACACGAACTTCCGCGACGGCAGCCACTCGGAGCCGGACAACCCCATCTTCACGGCGCAGGTGGGCAAGCTGGGCAACAGCTACGTCAACGTGTCCTGCGTCTCCTGCCACAAGCAGAACGGCCGGGGCCTGCCGCCCACGACCACGAACACCACGCTCGACAACTACGTGGTGAAGGTGGGCAAGGTGAACGGCACCACCGTGACGGTGGACCCGGCGCTGGGCTTCCGCTTGCAGTCGCGCGCGGTCAGCGGCACGCCGGAGGCGGACGTGCGCATCGCCAGCTGGACGACGACGAGCGGCACGCTGCGCGACGGCACGGGGTATCAGCTGCGCAAGCCCAACTACAGCTTCCTCAACGTGACGCCGACGAACTTCTCGCCGCGCATCACGCCGCAGCTGATTGGCATGGGCCTGCTGGAGGCGGTGCCGGAGTCGCAGATCGCCGGCCTGGCGGACCCGAACGACGCCAATGGCGACGGCATCTCCGGCCGCATGCAGACGGTGCAGGACCCGGAGACGGGCGTCACGCGCCTGGGCCGCTTCGGCTGGAAGGCGGCGTCCGCGCGCGTGAAGCACCAGGTGGCCGAGGCGCTCAACAGCGACATGGGCGTGACGTCCAACGTGTTCAAGACGCTGGACTGCGGCACGTCGCAGCAGGGCTGCGCGGGCAGCAGCGTGGAGCTCTCCGACTCCGACCTGGACAAGCTCACCCGCTACATCAGCCTGCTGGGCGTCCCGGCGCGCCGCGACCACTCGGACGCGACGGCGCTCCAGGGGGAGACGGTGTTCACCAACGCGGGCTGCGCGAAGTGCCACGCGCCCACGCTGACCACCAGCCCGTACGCCGCGATGAACGAGTTCCGCAACCAGACCATCCACCCGTACACGGACCTGCTGCTGCATGACATGGGCACGGGGCTGGCGGACAACCTCCCGGAAGGGCAGGCCACGGGCGCCGAGTGGCGCACGCCGCCGCTCTGGGGCATTGGCCTGACGGCGGGCGTCAGCGGCGGTGAGGCGTACCTGCACGACGGCCGCGCGCGCAGCGTCACCGAGGCCATCCTCTGGCACGGCGGCGAGGGCGAGGCCGCCAAGCAGGCCTTCGTGAACCTCAGCGCCGCGGATCGCAACGCGCTGTTGAAGTTCGTCAACTCGCTGTAG
- a CDS encoding 2OG-Fe(II) oxygenase — MRFQPPWGGAFRLDTFFHRTPEALSEETTATIRSAILGSSLLGESNLSGQFSGTYGFSLTFRREALPDVTRRFPAFAPFLAKTLLPECNAFLLNPLLVGRGRGVAAHIDRSLEFYGPSIGCPVAVSVLYVQVPKELRGGALRLYHRGGPVAELAPQERALVMFRGDLLHEVEAITSGVEGLGESRISLVVEQYRAPESELSAVPRYELRTRSGVRA; from the coding sequence ATGCGCTTCCAGCCACCGTGGGGTGGGGCCTTCCGGCTCGACACCTTCTTCCACCGCACTCCCGAGGCCCTGTCCGAGGAGACGACGGCGACCATCCGCTCGGCCATCCTGGGCTCGTCGCTCCTGGGAGAGTCGAACCTGTCGGGGCAGTTCTCCGGGACGTACGGCTTCTCGCTGACGTTCCGCCGGGAGGCGCTGCCGGACGTCACGCGGCGCTTCCCCGCGTTCGCGCCGTTCCTGGCGAAGACGCTCCTGCCGGAGTGCAACGCCTTCCTGCTCAACCCGCTGCTGGTGGGGCGGGGCCGGGGCGTCGCGGCGCACATCGACCGGAGTCTTGAATTCTACGGTCCGAGTATCGGCTGCCCGGTGGCGGTGAGTGTCTTGTATGTCCAGGTTCCGAAGGAACTCCGGGGCGGGGCGCTGCGGCTGTACCACCGGGGAGGTCCGGTGGCGGAGCTCGCGCCCCAGGAGCGGGCGCTGGTGATGTTCCGGGGTGACCTGCTGCATGAGGTGGAGGCCATCACCTCCGGCGTGGAGGGGCTGGGGGAGTCGCGGATCAGCCTGGTGGTGGAGCAGTACCGGGCGCCGGAGTCGGAGCTGTCCGCCGTGCCGCGCTATGAGCTGCGCACGCGCTCGGGGGTCCGGGCGTGA
- a CDS encoding SRPBCC family protein: MSDLRMEWKLPAPPDQVFPAFERPALIRRWFGAPPGCHRTHAPDPGALGQPYRVGLRDAAGRAFTQVGCIMAVEPGQSLELEMDWEGGPVPPGRTRAVLTFHPEEGGTRLELRQGPFADDAARDAHRGYWEACLGRLARVVGGEPVPCFEEFWEESRGYVGPLAVAAYAVLAGLREAGAPKEEVARVEEVLYAHLSRLPEDTAAALGAVLQSRVETSDR; encoded by the coding sequence GTGAGCGACCTGAGGATGGAGTGGAAGCTGCCCGCGCCGCCGGACCAGGTGTTCCCCGCCTTTGAACGGCCGGCGCTCATCCGCCGCTGGTTCGGCGCGCCGCCGGGCTGTCACCGCACGCACGCGCCGGATCCCGGCGCGCTGGGCCAGCCCTACCGGGTAGGGCTGCGGGACGCGGCGGGTCGCGCGTTCACGCAGGTGGGCTGCATCATGGCGGTGGAGCCGGGGCAGTCCCTGGAACTGGAGATGGACTGGGAGGGGGGCCCGGTGCCGCCGGGGCGCACGCGGGCGGTGCTGACCTTCCATCCCGAGGAGGGCGGCACGCGGCTGGAGCTGCGCCAGGGGCCCTTCGCGGACGACGCGGCCCGGGACGCGCACCGCGGCTACTGGGAGGCGTGCCTGGGACGGCTGGCGCGCGTGGTGGGGGGCGAGCCGGTGCCGTGCTTCGAGGAGTTCTGGGAGGAGTCGCGCGGCTACGTGGGGCCGCTGGCGGTGGCCGCGTACGCGGTGCTGGCCGGCCTGCGTGAGGCGGGCGCCCCGAAGGAGGAGGTGGCCCGGGTGGAGGAGGTGCTCTACGCGCACCTGTCCCGGCTGCCGGAGGACACGGCGGCGGCGCTGGGCGCGGTGCTCCAGTCGCGTGTGGAGACGAGCGACCGCTGA